The genomic interval cttttccctcttcctcttcctgcattcattctctctatctcactcacttTTTCTCACTCCACATGAGCTGATAGCTGATTGGCTGGTGTGGCTGCTGGCGCTTCTGTCGAGCGGGCCAATCACAAAAGAGCCGTGAAAAGTTGGTTATGCGGGCACTTTGACCTATTTCTGATGGCCATGTGCTCATCTCACTCCTGACATTGGCCAGGAAGAGAGCAGACTGCATTGTCCTGTCGCTTTTTTCTGGGTCGGTAGCACTGAGGGAGAATATATGCTCTCCGATAAGCTCGCCAGGTTCTGTCACTGTTACTGGGGGGACTGGATGAGACACTGCAGGGAGATTATGCTTGCAGTGCTGCTAAAATACTTCATTATATTTTATATACTTCattgttatttaaaatgtttataATTAGGTTTGGCTTGGTTTGGTGACATGTTATTTGTAGTAATTTATCAGAGTGAATTCTCTCCTTCTCATTACAGCTTTGATTTACACCTCCCAAATACAAGCCATTCTGAATATCATGATTCTGAATGAATTTTGGAGGATGTTGCATTGTCTTTTCACATGTGGTAAAATATTCTCAACTGAGAAATGTTCCCATGCTACAGGGTATTACCAAttactttctttcttctcttttcttacCACAGCCAACAATACAGCGAAATACGACAGCACGCACTTTGTAGTCACattatcattttttttattttattagttttttttcttacttGTTAAATTTATGGTTATACAAATGGATAAAACGCACACTGGGTAGTAGTGCTTtatgaaaataaacattttgGAGTACAGTAGACCACATGCTTGTCTTTGAGTACTGCTTAGTTTGTGTATCAAagtaaagatgctaagcggcgctatagagacaaagttgaagctgatttcttggagggtgatccagcacgagtgtggaaaggactccaaaccatcactggctttgaaagaaagtcccctcctatgatgaatgtgagtaaagccctccctgatgaacttgatgctttttatgctcgctttgacatgaaaaacacagactatattggactagctgcagcatgtgaagcaaatgaggatgcacctttctgtgtctctgaggtcgatgtgagcaatgcctttaggagggttaattgtagaaaagctgctggaccggatggaatttctaacagggttttgaaatcctgcgctgctcagttagctcctgtgttcactcatatctttaacacatcattggctcaagacacagttcctacttgcctcaagcagtctgttattgttccagtaccgaaaaacaaaacaacaaaattccatcatgtctgaatgactaccgcccagtagccctgacgtctacagtgatgaagtgttttgagaagcttgtgaaaaacattatctgctcatccctccctgcctccttcgacccccctccaatttgcttacagagccaacaggtctatagaggatgccatctcaaacctcatgcacaccaccttaactcacctggaggaggggaatgggaattatgtgaggatgctgttcattgactttagttcagcattcaacacgatagtacctctcaccttggtcacaaagatgaaggccttaggactgaacaccaccctgtgtcactggatatttgacttcctcaccaaccgttcacaagtggttagagtggggggtctgacatctgactcattaaccatcagcactggtgctccccaaagctgtgttttgagtccactgctgtaaaacatctacacacatgactgcaaagccaacagtagtcatacctccatcatcaagtttgcagatgacacagtgatcttgggcctgattagtaacaacaatgaacagctctacttggatcaggttgatgaggtggcacagtggtgtcaatctaacagcttgacactgaatatcactaaaaccaaggaaatggtagtggattacagaaggcagcagcagaactacagttacaccccactaatgatcagcgggcaacctccagtccagacaacgactctacttccttcgtcagctaaggaaattcaaagtttctacatccatcatgaaggccttctacacttcagcggttgagagtgttctaactggtagcatcatcacctggtatgggaactccacagttagagattgtagtactctgcagagagtagtgcgctcagctgaacgtactataagaactcaactccctgctctacaagatatctattccagaagagtactcctaagagcccaaaagattctgaaggactcttctcatcctaacaatggattattcctaccgctgaaatcaagaagacgcctatgtagtcacaaagccagaactgagagactcgggagaagtttttatccccaggccatccgaactctgaactcacactatactgactttgcacacattcactcctcagcactctcaaacatttcccaactctgaactcacactatactgactttgcactcattcactcctcagcactcatgacccccaccccccacacacacacacctacatgacttttagcacttttgcatccctctccctatgctacagaccttttatttattttcttatttcatcacacgtcaaaacactcacacacacatacacacacacacacacatatctgactttctccaacttttgcacatctccatagaactttttatttattatttttgatttctcctccatctacccatctacccatctatctacccatgtccttgattgcctagcctttctgcccccaccccacccccatccccaacacacacaaaaaaaaaacacacacacacatcatcactgtcatcacctcacatacatacagcacactgcttgctacagtaagcctcctctacatacttgctgcacactgccccccccccccccccccccccccccccccacatacacagcacattgtcttcaggatcttctctaacacacatcctctacatacttacagcacactgccctcacctacccacacacacactacacacacacacacacacagtcactgctccactcccctcccgcccacacacacatcttcactgtcatcactcacatacatcatacatacagtactctgcttgcaatagtaagtcccttcaccatacttgcagtacacccccccccccctctcccctacatacacagcacattatttcatcaggaagcttctccaacacacatccccaacatacttacagcacactgaccccccccccccccccccccaaatacacagcacattgtctcatgaggaagcttctccaacacacaaacacacatattgcacactgccctctccccacatacacagcacactatcccatctcccctgtcatccccccaacacacacaccaagacccctggcagttgggttagccccttgagccgtggatctgcccaaggtttcttccttggtaagggagtttttccttggccctgttgctcttgggtgctccttgttggtgccccccgcccaatcccaatcctcccccacctttcttatgcagcccttgccacttaatctactaaaccccttctactgcactttttacccccccccataaatgcacaaataggctgacaccagacataatttcactgcatttcttacttccagtaactatatgcatgtgaccataaacttccttgtatccttgtatcataCACAAAAGCTTATAGATGATTGCCCATGTTGCTTCCGATCTTGTTCGGGCAAGACATGACATTCAATAGTCCCTTCATCTGGCTTTACCGTGGACTTTTTAGCTTATTTCTTTTCCTTCTAGCTTAGCACAGTGACTGACTTTGAAATGACTGCATTTTACCTGGTCCCCTGGCCATTGTACATGTATGATATGGCAGAGAACCCATGTGCTGGCCCAGGTTCATGACTGGGACGTGGGTCACTGTGTTGTGGGAGTGATAAGAAGcaccagtttgtttgtttgtttttgtgaacACCACTGCACTCCCTGAACAACCATCTGAGTCATAAACAGATGAGGACCAGAGCTGTGCCCGGTTTAGTACTGCCCCAATATCCTTCTCATGGTGCTTCTGGTAGAGCAACTCGTCCCAGACACAAGTGAACTAATAATACAATCAAATTACTGATCAAATTTAAAAGGCAAAAtaatacacacagagatagcaaaaaatatgttttcttttaaatgtCTTTATGACATAGAACACATTATAGAACATATTAGAAATACATGTTTGAATATTTTTCAGTAATAAGCACTCCATTTTGAACCGTATACATTTGTGCCCACACAAAAGATTCTGCACTTTTAGCAGTTTATCTTAACAAAaaaatatagatatatatatattacagttTTTAAGTATCTTCAAGTATTTATCGGTATACATTTAAAttcatatatgtgtatatataagcatacatatatacacacaaacacacatatatacttatttcaatatgtacattttttacagtgtcagAGTTGTAGTGtactatgtgtatgtatatatacattcACCAATCTGAATGTGTATATACTTCATTgataaaacagatcaccaaatAAAATGATGCACATTAACATATAGGTCTGGTAAAGCATAGATTTCAGAGCTGGTTTTGTGTTGAACCCCTTTAGATGAGGGTCCTGCTGGCCTCAGATATCTGATTGTTTGATTGTGTTTATGCTTTCAGTGTCCAGTATCCTAAAACTTGTTTGAAAGGACATTCATCCCATTACAAAATCACTAAACCCATCCCCATTACCTTGTCCTACAACAGGACAAGGTCCTATAATGTCCTAAGATGGGTGAGGTGCATTGGAATGGACCGCTGATGTGAAATCTCTTTGCTGCCTTGGAATTGGCTGTCATTTTGGAAGTTCATGTGAGGATGCATAAGCCTTTTTTCATTCAGGATAACCAAGTCATCTGCAGTCACTGTGTTGGACTGATTATCCCTTCCGATACTGTATGAGGGTCGGCTGGAAAGTCGTTTGTCGTAGGACTAGCTGCATTGTGTATTGTTCTTTGAGAGACAGCTTGGAAGCGAGAtgtcacccccacacacacacacaccaaaagctTCACTCGACCTCTGTCGACCATCTGTGGTGGTCTAGCACCTTTTTCAAAGGACCCCCCAATACAGCTGAGGGAGTCCCTGGGTGACAGCAGCCATGtctgggggagaggagggtaCTCTTGGCACCACTCTCCTGTATCTGTCTCTGGAGGCCTCATGCATCCACGCGGAAGGACAACAGCTTCTCGGAGTGCATGTTGTTGAGTGTGCGCAGGTCTGGCAGCTTCAGCAGCAGTTTGGTGAAGCGGGACGGGTCACCTGGAGCACCACTGCTGACCAGAGTACGGAGAGCCCGGATGAGGCTCTCCTGAAGCATCTCCACGGCGTTCACATTCTCAATGCCAGACCGATCTGGAGAAgcaaagagagggaagaagaaagaaaacaatTAGCATTATCTCAAAGTAACAACAACCAGGAATGATTCAGATTCAGAAGTCCACTCTATCCTCTTGTATCTCCTCTGAGTATTCTACAGTGGGAAGTCAACTTCATTGTATTAGAAGCCAACGGGACAATGGGGATGTTCAACATGTCTCTAGAGTATGCTAACTTGGAAGTTCTCGCTTATTCTTGTTCACAAGTGGTCCACTCACCAGCTGAGACGAGCACCACGGCGGTGAAAAGCCCCAGCTCCTCTGGGGAGAGCTCCAGGGCATAGAGCTTCTCGCTGAAGTCAAACATGGCCCCCAGCAGGTCACCCATGCCCATAGAGCGCAGGGCATCCAGGCTGTAGGTGGTGCCAGAGATAAAGGTTACCGTCTGCTCTTTGAAGTTGAACAAGGAAGCAAATCGCACCATGAGCACCTGCGAGACAAGAGGACAAGTGTTTTAGACTCAGTGCAATAGAAGTCAAAAGTGCATTTGATTGcatatatttgttttatttggtTTCGTTTGTTTTCCGTGAACTACTGTGAGGGCTCACCTCGAAGGTGCCGGCTTTGAGGAGGGTGACCTGATCGTGCTGAGACAGCGTGTCGAACCCTGGAATGTGTTTGGCGAACTCCACCACCTCTCGCACGGCAGGGGTGAAGCTGAGGGAGAAGTCTTCCCAGATTTCCTGAGCAGACTTGTTGGGCTGTGTCTGAGGGTGCATGTTCATCGGACAAGCCTGGGGCACAGAAGGGGTGAAAGGCAGCGGTCAGATAATTTGCATTACTAGTAGTGACTTGTCTTATTTGACTATGTCTTATTTGAAGAGCAGTATGGTTTAACAGGATGTCATTAGAAAGAAGGTGTTGTTTTGTAGACTCACCAGTAGGATACTCTTGCGGTTCTTCCACGGGCAGTTTTGCCCCTGGGGGGCGCTGGTGAGCTGTGGTCCCAGATGCGACCCCACGAGGTTGCTGTTGTGGACCCGACGACTGCTGTTTGGTTGCGTAAGCGCCCCgtgttgctgctgctggttTGCGGCCGAGGTGACTGTTGGAAGAAAGCAACTGTTGTCGGGCACCGCCTCGTAGCCATTCTGCTGCTGCCGGGCAGTGttgttgtcatggtgatagaTGGTGTTGTGGCCATTGAGGTGGTAGCCGGTCGTGCAGCGGTTGTTACCCCAGTTGTCGAGCTCGGGGCTTTGCTGCGGGCTGAGCTTGTCGTGGCCGTAGACAAAGGTCTCCCGGTGCGCCCGTGTGATGGCTGAGATGGTGAGGTCCACGCCCGGGCTGGCGCACTTGGGGGACAGGGAGTCCTGGGTCATGGGGGGGCTCTGGGAGGGAGGCTGGCCCGAGGGGGAGGgcagggtgggggctgggggcgAGTGAGACGGGCCCTGAGGGTTGGTCGAGGGCTGTGGCTTGGCTGCCACCGTCAGGCCCgggcagggggaggaggaagaggtggaggatgAGGTAGTGGAGGTGATGCTGGCCAGCTGGAACTCGCTCTGCAGCTGgttgtttaccatgttgttcaTTGCATTTTGCATCTCGGCAAGCATGCGCTGTTTCTCACGCTTGGGAATGCGGCCAAAGCGGACAGCTGAAAGAGAT from Alosa sapidissima isolate fAloSap1 chromosome 3, fAloSap1.pri, whole genome shotgun sequence carries:
- the nr1d1 gene encoding nuclear receptor subfamily 1 group D member 1; the encoded protein is MTLLELKMTTAMDTNNNTGGVISYIGSCGGSPNRNSPVSMYSENSNSSLQSLSQPCFGFPPSPNGSHDSSRMYTSGSSSSSSSSSGSGDDGNSSSSGGSPRGREDVTIARSSPSKSVASLTKLNGMVLLCKVCGDVASGFHYGVHACEGCKGFFRRSIQQNIQYKKCLKNETCTIMRINRNRCQQCRFKKCLSVGMSRDAVRFGRIPKREKQRMLAEMQNAMNNMVNNQLQSEFQLASITSTTSSSTSSSSPCPGLTVAAKPQPSTNPQGPSHSPPAPTLPSPSGQPPSQSPPMTQDSLSPKCASPGVDLTISAITRAHRETFVYGHDKLSPQQSPELDNWGNNRCTTGYHLNGHNTIYHHDNNTARQQQNGYEAVPDNSCFLPTVTSAANQQQQHGALTQPNSSRRVHNSNLVGSHLGPQLTSAPQGQNCPWKNRKSILLACPMNMHPQTQPNKSAQEIWEDFSLSFTPAVREVVEFAKHIPGFDTLSQHDQVTLLKAGTFEVLMVRFASLFNFKEQTVTFISGTTYSLDALRSMGMGDLLGAMFDFSEKLYALELSPEELGLFTAVVLVSADRSGIENVNAVEMLQESLIRALRTLVSSGAPGDPSRFTKLLLKLPDLRTLNNMHSEKLLSFRVDA